One genomic region from Cucumis melo cultivar AY chromosome 9, USDA_Cmelo_AY_1.0, whole genome shotgun sequence encodes:
- the LOC103504684 gene encoding uncharacterized protein LOC103504684: MSSAIVAASSSSSCSAAFTRSSIRSSPHFPSPKSSVSPNPQKSVFLGLSVPEAKKGVSAVENTEADGGKWSKGLQIRAAKTAGASKTIEVEVDKPLGLTLGQKSGGGVVITAVDGGGNAAKAGLKAGDQVLYTSSFFGDELWPADKLGFTKTAIQAKPDSVYFVVNRGAEVDVKRLPKRPAPPRFGRKLTDAQKAKATHICLDCGYIYTLSKPFDEQPDGYACPQCRAPKKRFAKYDVSTGKAIGGGLPPIGVIAGLVAGIGAVGALLVYGLQ; encoded by the exons ATGTCATCCGCCATTGTTGCAGCAAGCTCATCCTCCTCCTGCTCCGCCGCCTTCACCAGATCCTCCATTAGATCTTCCCCTCACTTCCCATCTCCAAAATCCTCCGTTTCGCCCAACCCTCAG AAAAGCGTTTTTCTAGGGTTGTCGGTGCCGGAGGCTAAGAAGGGGGTGTCTGCGGTGGAGAATACAGAGGCCGACGGCGGTAAGTGGTCGAAGGGGCTTCAAATTAGGGCGGCGAAGACTGCCGGAGCTTCCAAGACGATTGAGGTTGAAGTTGATAAGCCGTTGGGTCTTACTTTGGGGCAGAAATCTGGCGGTGGGGTTGTCATCACT GCAGTGGATGGGGGAGGAAATGCAGCAAAAGCAGGGTTAAAAGCAGGAGATCAAGTTCTATACACAAGCAGTTTCTTTGGAGATGAATTATGGCCTGCTGATAAGTTGGGATTTACCAAAACTGCCATTCAAGCCAAGCCTGATTCTGTCTACTTTGTTGTTAACAG AGGTGCTGAGGTGGATGTTAAACGACTCCCAAAGAGACCTGCGCCACCTCGCTTTGGAAGAAAACTTACTGATGCACAAAAG GCTAAAGCAACTCATATATGCCTTGATTGTGGATATATTTACACCCTATCCAAACCCTTTGACGAGCAG CCTGATGGATATGCATGCCCTCAATGTAGAGCACCAAAGAAAAGGTTTGCAAAATATGATGTGAGCACAGGAAAAGCAATAGGAGGAGGTTTGCCTCCAATTGGAGTCATTGCTGGTTTGGTTGCTGGCATTGGAGCTGTTGGAGCATTGCTTGTTTATGGCCTTCAGTGA
- the LOC103504685 gene encoding uncharacterized protein LOC103504685 — MERKVLVVCSVVGLLGILSAVTGFVAEATRIKGSQVQFISTSECAYPRSPAMGLGLTAAISLLIAQLIVNVSSGCICCRRSPNPSNPNWKIALLSFVISWFSFVIAFLLLLTGAALNDQHGGGTMYFGNYYYYCYVVKPGVFAGGAILSLASVLLAIVYYLTLNLAKTNSPLWGNPVPAQGIALGQPPFPPQNTQQPVFVHEDTYARRQYA; from the exons ATGGAGAGAAAGGTTTTGGTGGTGTGTTCTGTTGTGGGTTTATTGGGAATTTTATCAGCTGTTACTGGGTTTGTTGCTGAAGCTACACGAATCAAg GGCTCTCAGGTTCAGTTTATCTCTACATCTGAATGTGCATATCCGCGAAGTCCAGCAATGGGTCTTGGTTTAACTGCTGCGATTTCTCTGTTGATTGCACAACTAATTGTAAATGTTTCTAGTGGTTGCATTTGTTGCAGAAGAAGTCCCAATCCTTCCAATCCTAATTGGAAAATAGCACTCTTGAGCTTTGTTATTTCATG GTTCAGTTTCGTAATTGCCTTCTTGTTATTGCTGACTGGTGCTGCCCTTAACGATCAGCACGGTGGAGGAACTATGTACTTCGgtaattattactattactgCTATGTCGTGAAACCTGGAGTCTTTGCTGGAGGCGCCATTCTGTCACTTGCAAGTGTTTTATTGGCAATAGTCTATTACCTCACTTTGAATTTGGCAAAAACCAATAGCCCTTTGTGGGGGAATCCTGTTCCAGCTCAAGGCATTGCTTTGGGGCAGCCTCCATTTCCCCCACAAAACACTCAGCAACCCGTTTTCGTTCACGAAGACACATACGCACGACGACAGTATGCGTGA
- the LOC103483049 gene encoding receptor-like protein EIX1 has protein sequence MILLLLQLQFCLSITATTCIQKERKALLQFKNSFYDDPSHRLASWNNGTDCCNWNEVGCNQTTGYVTIIDLRRDFQQVDFHILPLYNNYSTDSSLLELKYLNYLDLSGNHFNFTQIPSFLGSMVELTYLNLSNTIISGKVPPHLGNLTKLKAFDLSFNYQLQSNNGDVEWISHLSSLQFLGFTDMDFSKSLNLMQIRGGDDECFIQLGNLELLDISKNLFFKVVLTEAGFANLSRLETLVIDHNEHLSLDMGNLSYILQLYLRNNNFEGSMPIVLKNSHFLDTLDLEGNKFSGNIPIWVGNNLLNLQLLILRGNLFNGTIPSTLCKLTGLQILDLAHNQLEGDIPPNLSNFNVMTRKRSTDGYYYYCKYSNAEMCYHSEKYVVQNIKSSELNYSMKQLKTFLVKIDLSKNHLVGSIPSEVIMLKGLFGLNLSHNNLVGTIPAEIGEMKVLESLDLSFNKLSGPIPRSLSKLSSLGVLVLSHNNLSGEIPREGHLSTYNEASSFDDNPYLCGDPLPTKCVNENSPEPQLKDMNNVDEEEDKWEKWLVYIMIIVGFIVGFWGVVGSLILKKSWRYKYFKFVDETYYKVGATIWKSIEFLKGICSPK, from the exons ATGATATTGCTTCTTCTACAGCTCCAGTTTTGTTTGTCCATAACAGCAACAACTTGCATCCAAAAGGAGCGTAAAGCTCTTCTTCAATTCAAGAATAGTTTCTATGATGATCCTTCTCATCGCTTGGCTTCGTGGAATAATGGAACTGATTGCTGTAATTGGAATGAAGTTGGATGCAATCAAACTACCGGATATGTTACTATCATTGATCTTCGACGTGATTTTCAACAGGTTGACTTCCACATACTACCTTTATACAACAATTATTCCACTGATTCTAGTTTGCTCGAGTTGAAATACTTAAATTATTTGGATTTAAGTGGGAATCACTTCAACTTTACTCAAATCCCAAGCTTTTTAGGTTCAATGGTTGAGTTAACATATCTTAATCTTTCTAATACAATCATTTCGGGTAAAGTTCCCCCTCATTTAGGAAATCTTACTAAATTGAAAGcttttgatttatcattcaattaTCAACTGCAAAGCAATAATGGTGATGTTGAATGGATATCTCACCTTTCATCATTACAATTCCTTGGCTTTACTGACATGGACTTCTCAAAATCTTTGAATTTGATGCAA ATTAGAGGGGGTGACGACGAATGTTTTATCCAACTTGGAAATTTGGAGTTGTTAGACATATCAAAAAACTTGTTCTTCAAAGTTGTTCTTACAGAAGCTGGTTTTGCAAATCTCTCTCGTTTGGAGACCTTAGTGATTGACCATAATGAGCATCTTTCATTGGACATG GGTAATCTTTCTTATATTCTACAACTGTACCTGAGAAACAATAATTTTGAGGGGTCCATGCCAATTGTATTGAAGAATTCTCACTTTTTGGATACGTTAGATCTTGAAGGAAATAAATTCTCTGGAAATATCCCCATATGGGTAGGCAATAATCTTCTAAATTTGCAATTGCTAATACTACGAGGTAATTTGTTCAATGGAACCATTCCTTCAACTCTATGCAAACTCACTGGGTTGCAGATATTGGATCTTGCACACAATCAATTAGAAGGAGACATTCCACCAAATCTCAGCAACTTCAATGTAATGACAAGAAAACGTTCTACGGATGGTTATTACTACTACTGTAAATATTCAAATGCTGAAATGTGCTATCATAGTGAAAAGTATGTCGTACAAAACATCAAGTCAAGTGAGTTAAATTACTCCATGAAACAACTAAAAACATTTTTGGTAAAAATAGACCTCTCCAAAAATCATTTGGTCGGTTCCATTCCAAGTGAGGTAATTATGCTTAAAGGATTATTTGGATTGAATTTGTCCCACAATAATTTAGTTGGGACAATTCCTGCTGAAATAGGAGAAATGAAGGTGTTAGAATCACTCGACTTATCTTTCAACAAACTTTCTGGACCAATTCCAAGGAGTCTATCAAAACTAAGTTCATTAGGCGTGTTGGTGTTATCTCACAACAATCTTTCTGGAGAAATTCCTCGAGAAGGACATCTCTCCACATACAATGAAGCTTCAAGTTTTGATGACAATCCATATCTATGCGGGGATCCACTTCCAACGAAATGTGTAAATGAGAATTCACCTGAACCACAATTAAAAGATATGAACAATGTGGATGAAGAGGAGGATAAATGGGAGAAGTGGTTGGTTTACATAATGATAATTGTTGGATTTATAGTTGGATTTTGGGGAGTTGTGGGAAGTTTAATCTTGAAGAAGAGTTGGAgatataaatatttcaagtttgtggATGAGACTTATTACAAGGTTGGTGCAACCATTTGGAAGAGCATAGAATTTCTTAAAGGAATCTGCAGTCCCAAATGA
- the LOC103504683 gene encoding uncharacterized protein LOC103504683, producing MDFHTLSRRELQALCKRNKIPANITNVAMADALAALQSVEGIEEFLNGDRSGVSESPMKVEVISLEIPRTALRTSTRRKAVKDETITTRSRRGAVARGTEESENRDFNMALTTPSLPGSRRRTAAASSACKKVDFQMTVDDQKEDNDLDQEKKEIEKTPAVPKSQKRVVGASTRKRTETRNNGAAEQRVYSTRRSVRLLEKNMESLSLGGDEEMEPISVHMSFEDMPNSSVPVKENTELEIESKIIDESESKLDEDLRVEVDDGEKSEIGSEVKLSEEEPEIVLDDLLKSSDENVVTAKSVDDSETEALHANLDVKCFSEDKVNEASKAVEISAEEINESDKSSLPTEDLDVTEVVHKSNIAEEFGMEVECKQNESTSELEHKIEEDVEEEKHVNNSAEELSLPHENVEEETEVDGDDDVLSSDEESLMEVKDDQDEYDYKSDPTSEDEASDADIEGDKKETEMEKSSVQAEEDDTIINKSVEEFPENVADDLVDVKIQWQMEEEAPPKDITVEAIDSQPKIPNAIVQCEEALVEITTTSSNNNAVQSLANQFPRPTIEAKSPVKEQIISLLMDNLDAEEEDEKEQNKAKCIQIVEKNDVSLRQLKKMFKEKLQLNKKKMDNNNINTKVVGGGVKVRTALQPVLENRMTVDELEKRH from the exons ATGGATTTCCATACCTTGTCAAGGAGAGAGCTCCAAGCCCTTTGCAAGAGGAATAAGATTCCGGCCAATATCACTAATGTCGCCATGGCCGATGCTCTTGCTGCTCTTCAATCC GTTGAAGGGATCGAGGAGTTTTTGAACGGTGATAGATCTGGAGTATCTGAATCGCCGATGAAAGTAGAGGTTATCTCCTTGGAAATTCCACGAACTGCATTGAGAACTTCGACAAGAAGAAAAGCCGTCAAAGATGAGACAATTACCACTCGATCACGCCGAGGTGCAGTGGCAAGAGGCACAGAGGAATCGGAAAACAGAGATTTTAATATGGCTTTGACTACTCCATCATTGCCTGGTAGCCGGAGAAGGACAGCGGCGGCTTCTTCAGCTTGCAAGAAAGTGGATTTCCAGATGACGGTTGATGATCAGAAAGAGGATAATGATCTAGatcaagaaaagaaagagattgAAAAGACTCCTGCTGTGCCTAAAAGCCAGAAGAGAGTTGTCGGGGCCTCAACTCGTAAACGAACCGAGACTAGAAACAATGGGGCTGCAGAGCAACGAGTTTACAGTACTAGAAGGTCTGTCAGATTGCTGGAGAAGAATATGGAGAGCTTGAGTTTAGGGGGAGATGAGGAAATGGAACCAATTAGTGTCCATATGTCGTTCGAAGATATGCCCAACAGTTCAG TACCCGTGAAGGAAAATACGGAATTAGAAATTGAGTCTAAGATAATCGATGAATCCGAAAGCAAATTAGATGAAGATTTGAGAGTGGAAGTTGATGATGGAGAGAAGAGTGAGATAGGGTCTGAAGTAAAACTCTCGGAGGAGGAACCAGAAATAGTTCTTGATGATCTGTTAAAATCTTCTGATGAAAATGTAGTTACTGCAAAGAGCGTCGATGATTCTGAAACAGAGG CACTTCATGCTAATTTGGATGTGAAATGCTTCTCTGAAGATAAAGTAAATGAAGCTTCGAAAGCTGTGGAGATTTCTGCTGAGGAAATCAATGAATCTGACAAATCTTCTCTGCCTACTGAAGACTTGGATGTAACTGAAGTTGTTCACAAATCGAACATTGCAGAAGAATTTGGTATGGAAGTTGAATGTAAACAAAATGAGTCTACCTCTGAATTGGAACATAAAATTGAAGAAgatgttgaagaagaaaaacacgTGAATAATTCTGCTGAAGAACTGTCTCTTCCCCATGAAAATGTGGAAGAAGAAACCGAAGTTGATGGAGAtgatgatgtcttgagcagtgATGAAGAATCTTTAATGGAAGTGAAAGACGATCAAGATGAATATGATTACAAATCAGATCCCACATCCGAAGATGAAGCATCAGATGCTGACATTGAAGGAGACAAGAAGGAAACAGAAATGGAGAAAAGTTCGGTTCAAGCTGAAGAAGATGATACCATAATCAACAAGTCCGTGGAGGAGTTCCCTGAGAATGTTGCTGATGATTTGGTTGATGTCAAGATCCAATGGCAAATGGAAGAAGAAGCTCCTCCTAAAGACATAACCGTCGAAGCTATCGACTCACAACCCAAAATCCCAAATGCCATTGTTCAATGTGAGGAAGCTTTGGTGGAAATCACTACCACATCCTCCAACAACAATGCAGTTCAATCATTGGCAAACCAATTCCCTAGGCCAACAATAGAAGCCAAATCTCCCGTTAAAGAACAAATCATTAGTCTGCTAATGGACAACCTAGATgctgaggaagaagatgaaaaagaacAGAACAAAGCAAAGTGCATTCAGATTGTGGAGAAGAATGATGTTAGCCTAAGGCAGCTGAAGAAGATGTTCAAGGAAAAACTCCAACTTAACAAAAAGAAGATGGACAATAATAACATCAACACAAAA GTTGTTGGAGGTGGGGTGAAGGTGAGAACTGCTTTACAACCGGTGCTGGAAAACAGAATGACCGTGGATGAATTGGAGAAGAGACATTAA